From the genome of Pecten maximus unplaced genomic scaffold, xPecMax1.1, whole genome shotgun sequence, one region includes:
- the LOC117318560 gene encoding P cell-type agglutination protein map4-like — protein MALVTVPSMTDTVPSMTDTVPGMMDTVPSMIYTVPSMMDTAPSMMDIVPGMMDNVPSMTDTVPSMTDTVPSMTDNVLSMTDTVLSMMDTVPRMMDTVPSMMDNVPSMTDNVPSMMDNVPSMTDTVLSMMDTVPRMMDTVPSMTDTVPSMMDTVPGMMDNVPSMTDTVPSMTDTVPSMMDTVPSMMDTVPSMTDTVPSMTGAVPSMTDTVPSMTDTVPSMTDTVPSMMDNVPSMTDTVPSMMDTVPSMTDTVPSMMDNVPSMTDTVPSMTDTVPSMMDNVPSMTDNVPSMTDTVPSMMDTVPSMTDTVPSMIDTVPSMTDTVPSMIDTVPSMTDTVPSMTDTVPSIADTVPSMMDTVPSMIDTVPSMMDTVPSMTDTVPSMMDTVPSMTDTVPSIADTVPSMMDTVPSMTDTVPSKMDTVPSMTDTVPSMTDTVPSMMDTVPSMTDTVLSMMDTEPSMMNTVPSMTDTVPSMMNTVPSMMNTVPSMRDTICSLIGRSAYFLCFDI, from the coding sequence ATGGCGCTGGTTACTGTACCCAGTATGACGGATACTGTACCCAGTATGACGGATACTGTACCCGGTATGATGGATACTGTACCCagtatgatatatactgtacccaGTATGATGGATACTGCACCCAGTATGATGGATATTGTACCCGGTATGATGGATAATGTACCCAGTATGACGGATACTGTACCCAGTATGACGGATACTGTACCCAGTATGACGGATAATGTACTCAGTATGACGGATACTGTACTCAGTATGATGGATACTGTACCCAGAATGATGGATACTGTACCCAGTATGATGGATAATGTACCCAGTATGACGGATAATGTACCCAGTATGATGGATAATGTACCCAGTATGACGGATACTGTACTCAGTATGATGGATACTGTACCCAGAATGATGGATACTGTACCCAGTATGACGGATACTGTACCCAGTATGATGGATACTGTACCCGGTATGATGGATAATGTACCCAGTATGACGGATACTGTACCCAGTATGACGGATACTGTACCCAGTATGATGGATACTGTACCCAGTATGATGGATACTGTACCCAGTATGACGGATACTGTACCCAGTATGACGGGTGCTGTACCCAGTATGACGGATACTGTACCCAGTATGACGGATACTGTACCCAGTATGACGGATACTGTACCCAGTATGATGGATAATGTACCCAGTATGACGGATACTGTACCCAGTATGATGGATACTGTACCCAGTATGACGGATACTGTACCCAGTATGATGGATAATGTACCCAGTATGACGGATACTGTACCCAGTATGACGGATACTGTACCCAGTATGATGGATAATGTACCCAGTATGACGGATAATGTACCCAGTATGACGGATACTGTACCCAGTATGATGGATACTGTACCAAGTATGACGGATACTGTACCTAGTATGATAGATACTGTACCCAGTATGACGGATACTGTACCCAGTATGATAGATACTGTACCAAGTATGACGGATACTGTACCCAGTATGACGGATACTGTACCCAGTATAGCGGATACTGTACCCAGTATGATGGATACTGTACCCAGTATGATAGATACTGTACCCAGTATGATGGATACTGTACCAAGTATGACGGATACTGTACCCAGTATGATGGATACTGTACCAAGTATGACGGATACTGTACCCAGTATAGCGGATACTGTACCCAGTATGATGGATACTGTACCCAGTATGACggatactgtacccagtaaGATGGATACTGTACCAAGTATGACGGATACTGTACCCAGTATGACGGATACTGTACCCAGTATGATGGATACTGTACCAAGTATGACGGATACTGTACTCAGTATGATGGATACTGAACCCAGTATGATGAATACTGTACCAAGTATGACGGATACTGTACCCAGTATGATGAATACTGTACCCAGTATGATGAATACTGTACCCAGTATGAGGGATACTATCTGTTCTCTTATTGGTAGATCAGCGTATTTTCtgtgttttgatatttaa